The sequence below is a genomic window from Cobetia sp. cqz5-12.
CAAGCTCCGCCCCGCGCGTGAGCTGAGCACGGCCCGTGCCGTTCGTGTCCGTCTTTTCCTGCACGCCACCCGCAATGTCTGCGGCTGACGGGCAGCTAAGCACCACGCACGAGTGAAACTTCCCCTGATAAGGAGTTGCTCATGCAGAAACCTGCTTCCGCCGAGAACGCCACGCCGTCCTCGAGTCGTATCAACCCGACGGTCTTCTACGGATCGATCATCGGTATCCTCGCCTTCCTGGCCTTCGCGATGCTGTTCACCGAACAGGCTGACGCCTGGATCGGCAGCGCCCTGAGCTGGACCATTGATACCTTCGGCTGGTTCTACATGCTGGCCATCGTCGCCTATCTGGTCTTCGGGGTACTGATCGCCTGCTCGCGCTTCGGCCGCATTCGCCTCGGGCCGGATGATTCACGCCCGGAATTCTCACTGCTGTCCTGGTCGGCGATGCTGTTCGCGGCCGGTATCGGTATCGACATCCTGTTCTACTGCATCGCCGAACCGCTGTCCCACTACGTGGCACCGGTGACCGGTGACCCCGAGACCCAGGCGGCAATCCGCAACGCCATGGTGGAAACCTTCTTCCACTGGGGTCTCTCCGGCTGGGGCATCTACGTGCTCGCCGGCATGTCGCTGGCCTACTTCAGCTACCGCCACCGCCTGCCGCTGGCGATCCGTTCGGCCTTCTACCCGCTGCTCGGCAACCGCATCAACGGCCCGATCGGCAACGCCGTGGACATCTTCGCGATCATCTCCACCGTATTCGGCATCGCCACCTCTCTGGGCATCGGCGTCATCCAGCTGAACTACGGCCTCAAGTTCATGCTCGGCGTGCCCGAGAACCTTGCCGTTCAGGCCGCGCTGATCATCGGCGTGATGGTACTGGCGACCATTTCCGTGATCACCGGTGTCGAGAAAGGCATCCGTCTGCTGTCCGAGTTCAACATGCTGCTGGCCACCGCGCTGCTGATCTTCGTGCTCGCCGTCAGCGACACCTCGCAGCTGCTCAACGCCCTGGTGCTCAACGTCGGTGATTACATCACCCAGTTCACCGCCAAGAGCTTCGATACCTACGCCTACACGCCGGGCACCGATGAGTGGATGAGCGGCTGGACGCTGTTCTTCTGGGGCTGGTGGATCGCCTGGACCCCGTTCGTCGGCCTGTTCCTCGCACGTATCTCGCGTGGCCGTACCATCCGTCAGTTCGTGTTCGGCGCGCTGCTGATTCCGCTGAGCTTCATGATGGTGTGGATGAGCGTGTTCGGTAATTCCGCCATCGACATGGTTGCCAATCAGGACGTCGCCACACTGGCCACCGAAGCCCTGAACGCACCACAGAACACCATCTACACCTTCCTGGAGCAGCTGCCCTACTCCACCATCACCACCGCCGTGGTGGCGATTCTGGGTATCGTGTTCTTCGTGACCTCCGCCGACTCCGGCGCCCTGGTACTGGCCAACTTCACCTCCATCCTCAAGGACGTGAACCACGATGCGCCGATCTGGCTGCGCATCTTCTGGTCCGCCATCATCGGCCTGCTGACGCTGGCACTGCTGATGGTCGGGGGGCTGAGCGCGCTGCAGAGCGCCGTGGTGATCACCGCCGTGCCCTTCTCCATCGTGCTGATCTTCATGATGATCGGCATGTACAAGGCGCTGATGATCGAGGACCGCAAGGAGAACGTGCGTCAGGACAACAGCTGCGTCTACGAAGGCGTCGACTGGCATGAGCGTCTGGACCACGTGCTCGACTTCGCCCAGAGCGGCAGTTCCGAGGCGACTCTCAAGCGCTCCATCCGCCCGGCCCTCAACCAGCTGGCCGAGGAGCTCAATCGTCGCGGTCAGGTCTCGAGCGTCACCGAAGAGACGCTGGAAGATGAGCCGCTGCCCCGCGTGACGCTGGAAGTCGAGTTCGAGGACGCCTCCAACTTCGTCTACCAGGTGCGTGCGGTGCGCCAGCAGACGCCGAGCTTCATCGACGCCAATGATGACTTCTATCTGCGTCTGGAAGTGCACCTCTCCGAGGGTGGCAGCGGTCAGGAGCTCAACGGCCTGTCGCGTGCCCAGGTGCTCGACGAAGTCGTCACCGCCTACCAGCAGCATCTGGCCTTCGTGCGCCACGATACGGTCAACGAAGCCCCGGCGATGCCGGGCGTGATCGGCAAGTCCGAGTTGGACTGATCGGAGTTGGACTGATCGGAGCTGAACTGAGCCGTCGCTGAGCGCCTGCGCTCGGCCTGCAATGCAAAAGCCCCCGCCGGGAGACCGGCGGGGGCTTTTTGCGTCTTGCCTTGTACGTTTACGGCTTGCGTCCTTGCTTGCCTGCCAGCGATCAGGTCGCGGCGACGGTCTCGACCTGCTGTGCGCCCTTCTTGATCAGCGCATAACCGATACCCGTCACCAGGGTGCCGGCGACGATGGCGCCCAGGTACATCAGCGGCACGTTGATGGCATTGGGGATCAGCAGCACGAACAGACCACCGTGCGGCGCCAGCAGCTTGGCGCCCACCAGCATCGACAGGGCACCGGTGACGGCACCGCCGACCATGCAGACCGGAATCACGCGCAGCGGGTCCTTGGCGGCGAACGGAATCGCGCCCTCGGAGATGAAGCACAGGCCGAGAATGAAGCTGGCCTTGCCCGCCTCACGCTCCGGCTCGGCGAACTTGGAACGCGCGATGAAACTGGCCAGCCCCATGCCCAGCGCCGGCACCATGCCGGCCGCCATGATGGCCGCCATCGGCGCGTAGGTCTCACTGGCCAGCAGGCCGACACCGAAGGCGTAGGCGGCCTTGTTGACCGGGCCACCGAGGTCGAAGCACATCATCGCGCCGAGCAGAATGCCCAGCAGCACGGCATTGGCCGAGCCCATGGACTCGAGGAACTCGGTCAGCGCCGTCATCAGCCCCGCCACCGGCGTGCCGACCACATAGATCATCACCAGCCCGGTGACCATGCTCGCCACCAGCGGGATGATCAGGATCGGCTTGAGCGATTCGATCGACTGCGGCAGCTTGACGAAACGGCTCAGCCCCAGCGCGCTGTAGCCCGCCAGGAAGCCGGCGATGATGCCGCCGAGGAAGCCGGCATCCAGGGTGGCGGCCAGCCAGCCACCGATCATGCCCGGCGTGATGCCCGGACGATCGGCGATGGAGTAGGCGATATAGCCCGCCAGTACCGGAATCATCAGCTTGAAGGCCGAACCGCCGCCGATCTGCATCAGCGCCGCCGCCAGCGTGCCCTCCTCCTCGAAGGCCTTGATGCCGAACACGAAGGACAGCGCGATCATCAGGCCACCTGCCACCACCATCGGCAACATGAAAGACACACCTGTCAGCAGGTGCTTGTAGGGACCGCGCTTCTCGCCCTTCTGCTGGCCGCCCTGACCGCCCGCGGCCGTGGCGGATTCCACCTCGGCACCTTCCAGCGCCTGCTCGATGGTGTCGCGCGGCTTCTTGAGCGCGGTGCCGGTGGAGGTGCGCCAGACGCGCTTGCCGGCGAAGCGGGTCGGGTCGACCTCGATGTCACAGGCCAGGATCACGACCTCGGCCGCGGCGATCTCGGCCTCGGTCAGCGCATCCTGCGCGCCCACCGAGCCCTGGGTCTCGACACGGGTCGGGTAGCCCAGCGCTCGCCCTGCCTCGCTCAGGGCCTCGGCGGCCATGAAGGTATGCGCCACCCCGGTCGGGCAGGCGGTGACCGCGACGATGGACGGCGTGTGCGCCACGTCTCCACCAGCTGCGCTTGCTGCACCGCTGACCGTCGTGCTGACAGTCGCAGCAACGTCGGCGATGTCCTTGGCTTCCAGCACGCGGGCGCGAGCCTCGGCATTGGCCAGGAAGGCGGCGGGGTCCGGCAGCGCCTCTTCGATGGGCGCGACATGCACGCGCTTGCCGACGAAACGCTCGAGACCGGCGCTGGTCATCGGCGACGCCGCGACGATCACCAGCTCGGCGGCGGCGAGCTGGGCATCGCTCAGCACGAGTTCACGCTCGAATTGCGAGCGCATGTCGATGAGGGGCTCCCAGTCGCGACGACGGGCGGCCTGCTCCAGGCGGCGTGCCGCCAGGAAGCTGGTCGCCATGCCGCTCGGGCAGGCGGTAACGATGATGACATTCATGGGCGTGGCTCTCCGGCTGTCGCGACCTCGGCACTGGCCAATGTCTCGATGCTGGTGTGTTGTTGGAGTGTTTCAAGCTCCGGGGCGGCGGGATTGCCCGGCCCCGGGTGGGTCACGGCCTCGGCGGAAAGCGCCGTGGCATGACGCAGAATCCGTTCACGCATGGCCGCCGTGGGTGTCGGATGGC
It includes:
- the betT gene encoding choline BCCT transporter BetT, giving the protein MQKPASAENATPSSSRINPTVFYGSIIGILAFLAFAMLFTEQADAWIGSALSWTIDTFGWFYMLAIVAYLVFGVLIACSRFGRIRLGPDDSRPEFSLLSWSAMLFAAGIGIDILFYCIAEPLSHYVAPVTGDPETQAAIRNAMVETFFHWGLSGWGIYVLAGMSLAYFSYRHRLPLAIRSAFYPLLGNRINGPIGNAVDIFAIISTVFGIATSLGIGVIQLNYGLKFMLGVPENLAVQAALIIGVMVLATISVITGVEKGIRLLSEFNMLLATALLIFVLAVSDTSQLLNALVLNVGDYITQFTAKSFDTYAYTPGTDEWMSGWTLFFWGWWIAWTPFVGLFLARISRGRTIRQFVFGALLIPLSFMMVWMSVFGNSAIDMVANQDVATLATEALNAPQNTIYTFLEQLPYSTITTAVVAILGIVFFVTSADSGALVLANFTSILKDVNHDAPIWLRIFWSAIIGLLTLALLMVGGLSALQSAVVITAVPFSIVLIFMMIGMYKALMIEDRKENVRQDNSCVYEGVDWHERLDHVLDFAQSGSSEATLKRSIRPALNQLAEELNRRGQVSSVTEETLEDEPLPRVTLEVEFEDASNFVYQVRAVRQQTPSFIDANDDFYLRLEVHLSEGGSGQELNGLSRAQVLDEVVTAYQQHLAFVRHDTVNEAPAMPGVIGKSELD
- a CDS encoding PTS fructose-like transporter subunit IIB; amino-acid sequence: MNVIIVTACPSGMATSFLAARRLEQAARRRDWEPLIDMRSQFERELVLSDAQLAAAELVIVAASPMTSAGLERFVGKRVHVAPIEEALPDPAAFLANAEARARVLEAKDIADVAATVSTTVSGAASAAGGDVAHTPSIVAVTACPTGVAHTFMAAEALSEAGRALGYPTRVETQGSVGAQDALTEAEIAAAEVVILACDIEVDPTRFAGKRVWRTSTGTALKKPRDTIEQALEGAEVESATAAGGQGGQQKGEKRGPYKHLLTGVSFMLPMVVAGGLMIALSFVFGIKAFEEEGTLAAALMQIGGGSAFKLMIPVLAGYIAYSIADRPGITPGMIGGWLAATLDAGFLGGIIAGFLAGYSALGLSRFVKLPQSIESLKPILIIPLVASMVTGLVMIYVVGTPVAGLMTALTEFLESMGSANAVLLGILLGAMMCFDLGGPVNKAAYAFGVGLLASETYAPMAAIMAAGMVPALGMGLASFIARSKFAEPEREAGKASFILGLCFISEGAIPFAAKDPLRVIPVCMVGGAVTGALSMLVGAKLLAPHGGLFVLLIPNAINVPLMYLGAIVAGTLVTGIGYALIKKGAQQVETVAAT